Sequence from the Maribellus comscasis genome:
TTATTCAAAGGTATTTATTCGTTACGGGAAACCGGTAAGTCACTCTGAATACAAAATTCTGCAATCAGAAGTAAAGTCTCAAATCGATGATATGCTGAATGAACTAAACCAGATTGCATCACACTAGTCAATTCGTTTCCTTTTAAACCAGTAATAGACAGGGATTCCGGAAAGCGCAGTCAACACAGCAATCGTAGATTCAATTGGCTTTTCAAAATAGGCCAAAACCAACATTACTATTCCGGTTAAGATATAAAAGATGTGAACAAAAGGGTAACCTGGCAATTTGAGTTTACTTTCTTTCCTTGAACGCAGTTTAAAAATCCCCAAAACAGCAATAATCGGAAATATGCCCAATGAAAATCCCATATAAACCAGAATTTGCTCAAAAGTACCCGAAAGTACTAATATTATTGCGATACTACTTTGAAGTAAAACAGCCAGATGGGGCACTTCATACCGGGGATGAATTCTGGATACAAAGTTAAAAAAGTAACCCTCCCTGGCCATTGAATAGTAAACCCTCGGACCGAGCAAAATAAACGCACTCAATGACGAAAAAAGAGCAAACGAAATCAAAAGCGAAATAACCATCTCTGCCACTTTACCAAAAGCCAACCCTGCAGCAAGTCCCCCGATTTCGGGTTCGTCGACCATCTTTCCCGGAGGCACCGCATAAACAAAAAATACGTTTAGCAACAAATACAGCACTATAACAATTACAGTAGAAATTAAAAGTGAACCGGGAATTACTTTTTTAGGATTTTTAATTTCAGAACCAATATACGTCGCTGAATTCCAGCCGCTATAGGCAAACATTATAAACATAAGAGAAAGCCCAATAGATTTCCAGCCACCAAAATCAAACCGGAATTCTTTTGCCTGAGCCAAATTTTGAAAACTTCCCTCTCCAAAAGTTAAGCCGGCAATTATCAGCCCAACAACTAAGATGACTTTCATCACAGTTAGTCCGTTTTGCACTTTTGCTCCGAGAACAATTCCTCTGTAATGTACCGCAGTAAAAACAAGAATGATTATAATAGCCAGCAAACGATTAAACAGATCTTCACTAACAAAACTTTCCATTTGCAGCCACTGCTGAAACTGCGGGAAAGCCCAGGTAAAATAACTGGAAAAGCCAATCGCTGATGCTGCAATCGGCGCTGAAAAACCAACTATTAACGATAACCAGCCACTCAGAAATCCCGGAAGTGGATGAAAAAGTTTCGAGATAAAAATATATTCGCCTCCTGCTTCAGGGAAAGTAGCTCCCAATTCACCAAAAGCCAACGCTCCGCACAAAGAAATTACACCTCCCAAAAACCAGAGTGATAACATGACCAGCGGATTACCTAAATATCCCATCAGATATCCGGTAGTGGTAAAAATACCGGCACCAATTATGTTGGCAACAACAATATTTACTACCGGAAATAATCCAAGCTTTCTCTGAAGTTTATCAGGAAGTTCCAATTTATTTATTTTTCCCAGGTTTTATAACTCATAGATATTCCCGCCCTACTATCCTTTGTGATTGATGTTTCGTAATTGTTTAGACTTTCAACATACTCTAAAAACTCTCTAATTCCCCGCGAGCGTTGAGCAGCATTATGAGCTGTAAAACATCCTCCTCGTTTCATTTTAGGATCCATCGCGATAAAATAGTTTTTAAACCAATATCTGTCCGCATCGCAAAAAACAAAATCGTATTTCCCGGGAAGTTGTGGTACCAATTCATGAGCATCGCCCAATCGCGCGTCAATAAAATCAGAAACCCCGGCTTTTTTAAAATTTGCCCGGGCTTGTAAATAGCGGTTTTTATCAATCTCAATGGTAGTTAACTTACCTCCTGTTTTACTAAGTGCCCATGCAATCCAGATTGCGGAATGACCGGTTGACGTGCCTATTTCAACCGCGCTTTTATAATTATTCTTAACTATTATATCATAAAGAATTTTGCCATCTGAAAGAGGAACATTCATATCGCGCCAGCTATGAGCATTGTCTACAATAAAGGTTTTTACTTTTTTATCCAGTTCATTTTCAACCTCCGGATATTGAGCTTTAACACCGACAACAAGAACACTCAAAGCTACAAACAACAAGAACTTTATTTTCATAAACAAGCATTTAAGAATGCTGATAAAGTTATAATAAAATACTTAAAACGCCTTGATTTTTTTAATCCACCCATCAGTATTTCGCAGATCTAAATTCATTTCTCCAGGACCAATTAATACAAGCCCCCCGTCGGACGTACTAATTATCTCTGATACTTTGTCATTTCCAAAATTGAAGGGAAAAACAGCCTCTGACAATATTGAGCCTTCAGAATCGGCAAGCACCAACCAAGTGCCTACCCTGCCTAAAAATGAAGTTTCCTTTTTACCGGCTACTACTATTTTACCGTCCGGGCGGACAGCTATTGTATTTCCACCTTCAGAGCCCTCACTGTCGATATTCTTTGACCAAATAAGTTCCCCTTCCGGCGATATTTTGGTTAAAAAAAGATCATAATCAAAAATCGGATTGTCCGAATTGATATCATTCATACAGGTGCCGTACCATCCCGCTACAATAAAATTATTGTCGGGGCTGCAACAAATACACTCAGGTCTCACATTAACTTTGGGCATTTTATACCGTTCCTCCCATATTTTATTTCCCTCGCTATTGAAACGTATTACCAACAGGTCTGATTCCTGAGCAACTTCTCCGGCAGTTTGTGCAGCAATAGCAAAGCCTCCATCAGGTAACTTCTTCACGGATCCAACTTCTTCTATGACATTTTCACCGTATGTTTTTTCCCATAATAATTCTCCATCATTATCGAATTCAGCCAGCCATATTTTTCTGAAACCCTCTGAAACTAGGACTGAGCCACAGGTCACAAAGTCGCCATCATCTGAAGCAAAAACATCATTAACAGAAATATTCTCCAATTCATTCAGGCTCTTCTGCCAAACTTCGTTTCCATCAACATCTGCTTTGAGAAAAAAAACATGAGTTTTTCCGGCATCCAAAACGCTATTCCCCACAGCAATATATTCGCCACTTACAAACTGGGAAATACCTGATGACAAATCGTTACTTTCTGTTCCGAATATTTTTTCGGTAATTATCTGTCCTTCGGCAGAAAACTTCACCAAACAAAAATCCAAATCATCCCGGTTAACCGCCGGCGAAGAACCCACTACAGTGTATCCTCCATTCACATCTTCGATTATACAATTAAAAACATCCGAACCGGATTTGCCTGTCTTTTTCT
This genomic interval carries:
- a CDS encoding PQQ-binding-like beta-propeller repeat protein encodes the protein MCSKMFYLFLVFSLIGFRGFSQTLDIEWEKKTGKSGSDVFNCIIEDVNGGYTVVGSSPAVNRDDLDFCLVKFSAEGQIITEKIFGTESNDLSSGISQFVSGEYIAVGNSVLDAGKTHVFFLKADVDGNEVWQKSLNELENISVNDVFASDDGDFVTCGSVLVSEGFRKIWLAEFDNDGELLWEKTYGENVIEEVGSVKKLPDGGFAIAAQTAGEVAQESDLLVIRFNSEGNKIWEERYKMPKVNVRPECICCSPDNNFIVAGWYGTCMNDINSDNPIFDYDLFLTKISPEGELIWSKNIDSEGSEGGNTIAVRPDGKIVVAGKKETSFLGRVGTWLVLADSEGSILSEAVFPFNFGNDKVSEIISTSDGGLVLIGPGEMNLDLRNTDGWIKKIKAF
- a CDS encoding O-methyltransferase is translated as MKIKFLLFVALSVLVVGVKAQYPEVENELDKKVKTFIVDNAHSWRDMNVPLSDGKILYDIIVKNNYKSAVEIGTSTGHSAIWIAWALSKTGGKLTTIEIDKNRYLQARANFKKAGVSDFIDARLGDAHELVPQLPGKYDFVFCDADRYWFKNYFIAMDPKMKRGGCFTAHNAAQRSRGIREFLEYVESLNNYETSITKDSRAGISMSYKTWEK
- a CDS encoding APC family permease; translation: MELPDKLQRKLGLFPVVNIVVANIIGAGIFTTTGYLMGYLGNPLVMLSLWFLGGVISLCGALAFGELGATFPEAGGEYIFISKLFHPLPGFLSGWLSLIVGFSAPIAASAIGFSSYFTWAFPQFQQWLQMESFVSEDLFNRLLAIIIILVFTAVHYRGIVLGAKVQNGLTVMKVILVVGLIIAGLTFGEGSFQNLAQAKEFRFDFGGWKSIGLSLMFIMFAYSGWNSATYIGSEIKNPKKVIPGSLLISTVIVIVLYLLLNVFFVYAVPPGKMVDEPEIGGLAAGLAFGKVAEMVISLLISFALFSSLSAFILLGPRVYYSMAREGYFFNFVSRIHPRYEVPHLAVLLQSSIAIILVLSGTFEQILVYMGFSLGIFPIIAVLGIFKLRSRKESKLKLPGYPFVHIFYILTGIVMLVLAYFEKPIESTIAVLTALSGIPVYYWFKRKRID